aattgaTAGGCATAAAGCTTACAAAAATTCCATTGTACCATGCTAATCtttcttctaatttttattaaagtgctaaaatatttaatttattgtaatttattaaactactatattatatttaaaaaataattttataaaataaaaatatattttatgtatTATTAATCATAATATTAATGACAAAAATTTTAGCATAGAGACTTTTGTTATTCTTTTATAAGAATTAATTGACCACGAGCAAAATACCAGGCATCCAGCCTTttcctattttcttttttatctcaCGCACTTAATGTCATGCAATAATTTAATTTCAAAagctaaaaaatcaaaaaaaatataagaaaattataaaactccttttgagatttatatttattatatttttattcaatAATTCGTAAACCTATATTTAGATAAAATCTATATTTTatgtgaaaaatcaaaattgTTCTCGAGTAGGGAGGgaatgcacaatttttttttatactcTCAAAAAATTGTTATGCCGTTCaagcttattttgcttttttttcaattttttatctatttaatGTTAGAATTTTACTAATATTATAGGCTACAATGTTGGATAAAATTAAAGGTCGTGAGACCAGACACAAATTTATCAAAttattagatataaatataatttatttttaacttaaaaaaatatttaaaaaatataaataaaagagGGCCGAGTGATATATAAGCAAGGCCAGCAGAATCAAACAAAATCTAGCAAGAGCCTTGAAAAGGGAGCAGAGCGGCGGCAGtgcgagggagagagagagagagagcgcactAAGTAAATGTCATAGCCGGTGGTGGCGCCAAGTGGAGGCCTGTCATCATCCGCATCATCACCGTCGAGTACCTATGTACGGTGGTGCCCCTTCTCTCGTCCCCTTCCTCTCCCCTTTTAAACccttcccctctccctctccctcgtcgGCGCCCGTTTACGCGGCGCCAGGTGCCAACCCCTCCTTCAttaccctcctcctcctccccctcctcctcctcctcctcctcctccgtcccGCGTGATACCTCTGTCTCCTTCCCTCCCGCAATCACTCCTCTTCCTATTCTTTTGCCATCCAATCCAATCCGATCGCCTCCGAGGGCGTTGGCCATGACGCTCTTGCTGCCATCGACCGGGGGCCCCACCCGCTGCTGGGGTCGCTTCACGCCCAGGTATTCACAAGTCATAATTCACCGCCCAAcgttcccttctcttcttcctcgtcAATAATTAATTGATTAATCGGGGCTGCATGAAAAAGCCCGTTTGTCCGCTCATGGGGATGCTGGCGGCGTCTGACGAAGAGCAAGACGGCGGCGGTGCGTGGGGGTCCCACTCCAACGGCTCTCTGCGGCGGCCTGACCAGCGACGGCAGCTGCTCCTCCCAAACCGACGGCAACCTCGAGGTCTCGAGTTTACTTCTGGTTTGAGACTTTTGCAtgtccatccatccatcccttCTCCCTAATCCTCTcgtttccttctccttctatatatatatatctatttgCTTGCTTGCTTGATTGATTGATCGATCAATTGATGGGTCCCTCTCTGTGTGCTCTGTGGATGTAGATGGTAGTGAAGATGGCTAGGGATAAATTCGCCCAGGAGATCTCTTTCAGGACGGATGATAAGGATATCTCTCTTGCCAAGGTATCGTATCTCGTGTATTCGGATAAATTCCCGCTTCTCTGGAATGATACCTTTATGTTATTATCATCGTCATAATCTACTTCCATCATATGGGAATTTTCCCCTATTTTCTAATGGGAAAAATTTTGGTCACCGTTGTTTTCTGGTCGTTTTCGGAGGGGCGCTGCTTCTGCTTTCAATAGATTTTGTTAGTGTTCATCAGGAGTCTGGGTTGTTAAGCTATGCCCATTAATTTGATCTTGCTGAACAGTGTGAAGGATTATACTAGTGTCCAGAGGCTGCTCGTGTTTTTGGGGCGTCATTCAATTGGGAACCTTTTGTTGTTGTTCTTGTTGGTCATCCTTCTTGTTTCCCTCTTACCTCCTGGTATGCGATTTgctaatttctttttttgttttttgtttttttgggtgTCTTAGTAACCATCCATTAGCAGAAACCAATCCCTAAGATCTGCTGGCTTTTCATAAACTATTCTTCTGAGCCCTTCACTACTATGAAAACCAACATGTTTCCAAGCACCTGTAAATTTATGACCACACACCTTGCAGACATACGATCTTGTATGTTTTGTCTCGTATGACTGTTTTGAAGTTGCGCATTAGAATGGCATGCAGCCACCCAATTCATTTGTCTGCTCAGGAGAAGTTTGTGAGATCGGGACAAAACCACTTGTCCGAGAATCCCCTGGATTTTCTGGGATAGTTCGATCCACTTAAAGGGTGAGTGGTCCTAAATCTAGGGATTTTGAGTCCGACAGCTTCTCTTGATCCAGCCAAATTCTTTCTTTTCCATCCTCCTCTTCATGCTCTTTTCCACCCATGTGAATGATACTATGGAGATAAGGAAAGCTGATGTCCAGACAGGGTCCTCCTATACTAAAGCTTGCCTGAAGTATCTGATGCCACTATTACAGAATTGGCAGGCCAATGAAAAGAATTATTGAGGCATGTGATTAGTTTGATTTCATGTTTCCTTAGTGTATTTTGCTAGTTTTTTGCTTCCATCGAAATGCATGCATGCGTCACCTGATGGTTGGTGCAGCATCTTCTTTTGCCGCTCAAAGCCATAATATTTGACAATCCAAAATTTTCCATTGTCGTTTCTGTATCAACTTCTGCCACCATGTAATATCTGTTGGACTCCGctttaaatatatatcataTGCCAATGAACTACTTCTGAGGTACAAGGTCCAAAGATGATGTGCATTGGATGGTAGTGGGATATTGATGCCATCAGGACAAATTACATGACTGAAAAAAGTGGTGATACATCTTTTTGATTTGTAATTTGCCGACTTTATGGCATAACACCTTCTGCATTTACCTTGGGGAGTGTCTGCGTGTCATCTTTCCATCCCTTGATATTTGTGTGGAAACTGGAAAggataaataaatttttttttattcagcctccaagaggaggtggaggaagagagaagcAGGTAAATTCGAGAAGTGTTGATCCCACAATCTTAAGATTTTTGGCATCACAAAACAGCTTTGAAATGGATTGCAATGTTTCCTACATGGATGCAGCTGGAGATTCCAGACCCAGCTGAAGAACTATAGGTGTACTCCATCCAACACATGGTACCAAGTATCTCTTAATTCCATATAGTGAAACATTCCGTGGATGATTGTAGATCGAAATCCAAACACCCCGAATGATTAGCTAGGTTTAAGCCCATATGCTCGttacaaatattttataaatagcTTGTATCATGCATAATTgtgatttattcttttttctgcTTATAATTACTCATGTGAAACTCTATCTATTAAAAATATTGCAGGCTTTGTTACTTGTTGCTGCTGAAGATGAAGCTGTATTGACTTCTAATCAAGATATGGATGCACATTCTCTCAGAAATGAAAGGAATGATGCTACGTTACCATACAAATCCCATCTGGAATTGAATGATGTGCATGAAATTTTTTTAGCTGGCAAGAGCATACATGGGTGGTTAAATGAATTGGATATAATAGCAAGAGAAGTGGAAGCAGAGTTAATTTCAAGAGATATAGGCTGCCATTTGATGGAGATTTTAGAGGCTGTAAACACAGTTCTTTTTGGAATTAGAGGCTTCAAAAGATTTCCTGTGCTAGTAGATTCGAAGCTGTCATACATGCACACTGTACTTAGCTCTGGATGTGGCAGTGGTAATGCCTTCTATTTTTAAGTAAGATTTAAGTCTCGAAAATCTCACTTTCCCCTGATTCATATATATATTGGCAGCTATCATGATTAGCATCATTTACATTGAAGTCTGTCGAAGACTTGGTGTTAGTATAGTGGGTTCACGAGTTGGAGAAGAATTTTTGATTTGGCCCCAGACAGAGAACCCTCAGGTATGTTATTTTCCAACTGttgtttctttgtattcctGTACATGAATGGATGTGCATAATTATGAAAGACGCAAAATCTTTTGCTTCCTTGTTGTTACCTTTATAAACACATACACTTTATGACTCATTTGATCGCTAATAGTTTGTTAAATTACTTTTTGCTATCTTACCCTGGATTTCatgcaattattattattattgttgttgctgctgttgctgctgctgctatgCCTTTCATCATTAGCTGATTACCCCAGTCCTGACATTTGATGATAAAGTTCATACTGCCATGATTTGCTGGAGACCAatgattattctttcttttttcatagGAACTTTTTAGAGCTTCTTCAGGACAAAGTTTGCTGGCCATAATTAATGGCAGATGTGTGGAGGATCCtagatcaaaggcttcggactTGGACAGTAAATCACTTTTGGGGCTTGATATTGCAAGTAATAGAGAGATTATTGGGATTGCTTTAGCTAATATGATTGTAAGTTACAAGCGATATAGCATTATGCACTTGTGTATATATGATTATAAAATATCTTTATCTTCTATTTCTCCATTATTTGCTTCCAATCTGACTTCTAAGCTTATAAATAGAGGCTTCACTGGAAACGAGCATCAAGGACGAACCCTGGGCTGATGCTGACTTCCCCACTACGACCAGTTTATGCTGTGAATGAGAAAGCTAGCAAGATCGGAAGTTCAAAAAATCCTTTGCTGCGGCCGCTGGAGCTAAGGTATATTTATAGTTTACAATCATTGCACTTTTTCTCCTAGGTATCATTACATGCAAGGTTTTCTGCAACTGGACAGCACGAATGGTACCATACACTTCCAGCAAGTTTCTGATAGCGTTGGTATGAGACACAATCCTGTACCTTGTGTCGATACCTGGAACCATACCTTTCTAGCAAAAAATGGTACAAGGTCCAGTACCTGTATTTAAAGCCTCGATTATGTGTCAAGTATGAGCAGCACTAACATCTTGAATCCTGATAATGCAACCTTTTTTTGTGGAAAAGATGGttgcatatttttattttttaattttcaggtACCTGCATGTCTTTGTTGCAACAATTTATACGCATAAGATGACTCTCCCCACAAACTGCCATCGATTTACATGATTGATATGCTTATTTGTTCTATATGTTAGTTATATATTCTTGTGGACATTTTTAACATTCAACTAAGAGCACActgtttattgtttttttcttaatttgttcTTCAAGAAACCTTTTGTGTATCTTATTGTTTTGTTTAAGATCCTCTAGGGTTTGTGGTTCCTGTATCACCTGTGCTTTCTTTTCCGTCTCATAGTTGTATGTAGAACTCCTATAAAATCCACATCTCTACCATGGCCTGTTGCGTTCCAACTTTAAGGTATAAGAATGAGTTTTCTTTCTGCATAATCTGTTGTCCTCACAGTCCCCTTTATCATTTACTGTTACCATTTTCTCACCTTTTTCCTCTTCTAGTAGCCTTTTACAGAAACATTTAAATTATATCTTCTGTATGGTGTATTTCCTGTCTATtgcatatatttttctttagttCAGATGGCTAGTATCAGATCAAGATATTAGTGTAACACTATATCAAGTGGTAATATATCCGAACTATTGAAGTCCCATTATACCCCTAATTAGGTTTCTACTTACTCGGTCTTTGTAAGCAGCACTAAGATTCCATACCAGTCTTCCTATTGTGCTCTCTGTctgtccctctctctctctctttatctgTCTATCTATTTACCTACTTACCTATTTACCCCAGCCAAACTCTAATCCTAAAAATTCTCCAGCTGTATCATTTTGTCAATGCTCAAAATAACCAATTTTTTCTGaaaatgagttaattaatttgaGTCTTTTCAAACTTAGAATTTAGTTAaattatcacatgaaaatcTTTAGCAGCCATAACTGAGGATGTTTAGCAAGGTGGTCCCTGTTGATTCACATAAAATTCAAATGTGCCCCATTTTGCTTGGGTCACGGCACAAGCTAGTGATGCTTTTGGCTATTGGACTTTCACCATCTAGGATGCAGTATTCCACAGCTTTGCCTTCTGCATTTGCACGCACACCATAACCAGTGATATAAATTTCCTAATGTATGGGTTGAATTAGTTTCCAACATAGCttaaattttcaaaacaaagaaaatcaCAACTGCCTGCATGAAGGATATAAGAGTACATATTTGATTGCAGAaaagagagatcatatagacATATTGCTACAATGTTTTCGTAAACTTGTTATTCAATGTGGAAAATTGAAAAAGGCACAATGGGACTAATTTGATCAGGCTAAGGGTGCAATCATCTGTGTGAAAACTAGCATTGCTTAATTCTTCTAGCTCTTCTATT
Above is a genomic segment from Phoenix dactylifera cultivar Barhee BC4 chromosome 2, palm_55x_up_171113_PBpolish2nd_filt_p, whole genome shotgun sequence containing:
- the LOC103721313 gene encoding uncharacterized protein LOC103721313 isoform X1; protein product: MTLLLPSTGGPTRCWGRFTPSPFVRSWGCWRRLTKSKTAAVRGGPTPTALCGGLTSDGSCSSQTDGNLEVSSLLLMVVKMARDKFAQEISFRTDDKDISLAKALLLVAAEDEAVLTSNQDMDAHSLRNERNDATLPYKSHLELNDVHEIFLAGKSIHGWLNELDIIAREVEAELISRDIGCHLMEILEAVNTVLFGIRGFKRFPVLVDSKLSYMHTVLSSGCGSAIMISIIYIEVCRRLGVSIVGSRVGEEFLIWPQTENPQELFRASSGQSLLAIINGRCVEDPRSKASDLDSKSLLGLDIASNREIIGIALANMIRLHWKRASRTNPGLMLTSPLRPVYAVNEKASKIGSSKNPLLRPLELRLAAMAAERLLILKPDNWTLRRDHGMLLYYGRRYAEAVQELSICMALAPVEEAEALERFVEKLHLLRLESSWKSLEQLAR
- the LOC103721313 gene encoding uncharacterized protein LOC103721313 isoform X3, whose protein sequence is MTLLLPSTGGPTRCWGRFTPSPFVRSWGCWRRLTKSKTAAVRGGPTPTALCGGLTSDGSCSSQTDGNLEVSSLLLMVVKMARDKFAQEISFRTDDKDISLAKALLLVAAEDEAVLTSNQDMDAHSLRNERNDATLPYKSHLELNDVHEIFLAGKSIHGWLNELDIIAREVEAELISRDIGCHLMEILEAVNTVLFGIRGFKRFPVLVDSKLSYMHTVLSSGCGSAIMISIIYIEVCRRLGVSIVGSRVGEEFLIWPQTENPQELFRASSGQSLLAIINGRCVEDPRSKASDLDSKSLLGLDIASNREIIGIALANMIRLHWKRASRTNPGLMLTSPLRPVYAVNEKASKIGSSKNPLLRPLELRLAAMAAERLLILKPDNWTLRRDHGMLLYYGRSCPGTQHLHGLSSCGRGRSSGAFC
- the LOC103721313 gene encoding uncharacterized protein LOC103721313 isoform X2, whose translation is MTLLLPSTGGPTRCWGRFTPSPFVRSWGCWRRLTKSKTAAVRGGPTPTALCGGLTSDGSCSSQTDGNLEMVVKMARDKFAQEISFRTDDKDISLAKALLLVAAEDEAVLTSNQDMDAHSLRNERNDATLPYKSHLELNDVHEIFLAGKSIHGWLNELDIIAREVEAELISRDIGCHLMEILEAVNTVLFGIRGFKRFPVLVDSKLSYMHTVLSSGCGSAIMISIIYIEVCRRLGVSIVGSRVGEEFLIWPQTENPQELFRASSGQSLLAIINGRCVEDPRSKASDLDSKSLLGLDIASNREIIGIALANMIRLHWKRASRTNPGLMLTSPLRPVYAVNEKASKIGSSKNPLLRPLELRLAAMAAERLLILKPDNWTLRRDHGMLLYYGRRYAEAVQELSICMALAPVEEAEALERFVEKLHLLRLESSWKSLEQLAR